Proteins from one Gemmatimonadaceae bacterium genomic window:
- a CDS encoding SGNH/GDSL hydrolase family protein, giving the protein MSQAPSAAQFANLARYQAENAALPAPVAGEPRVVFFGNSITEGWAKYFPAMFPGKPYIGRGISGQTTAQMLLRFRQDVVALKPAAVVILAGTNDIAGNTGPATLEEIESNLAAMTEIAQANNIRVLLCSVTPVFDYPWKRGLEPAPKIVALNAWIAQYAASRGALYVDYHTPLKDERLGMKAEYASDGVHPTEAGYRVMAGVVAPLITRALRDAKR; this is encoded by the coding sequence ATGTCCCAAGCCCCCTCCGCCGCCCAGTTCGCCAATCTCGCGCGCTATCAGGCCGAGAACGCGGCGCTGCCGGCACCGGTCGCCGGCGAGCCGCGCGTGGTGTTCTTTGGCAACTCGATCACCGAGGGTTGGGCCAAGTACTTCCCGGCGATGTTTCCCGGCAAGCCGTACATCGGGCGCGGCATCAGCGGGCAGACCACGGCGCAGATGCTGCTGCGCTTCCGGCAGGATGTGGTGGCGCTCAAGCCGGCGGCGGTGGTGATCCTGGCGGGGACGAATGACATCGCGGGGAACACCGGTCCGGCAACGCTCGAGGAGATCGAAAGCAATCTCGCGGCGATGACCGAGATCGCCCAGGCGAACAACATCCGCGTGCTGCTGTGCAGCGTGACGCCGGTGTTCGACTATCCGTGGAAGCGGGGGCTGGAGCCAGCGCCCAAGATCGTCGCGCTCAACGCCTGGATCGCGCAGTACGCCGCATCACGCGGCGCGCTGTACGTGGACTACCATACGCCGCTCAAGGATGAGCGGCTCGGCATGAAGGCTGAGTACGCCAGCGATGGCGTGCATCCCACCGAGGCGGGCTATCGTGTGATGGCGGGCGTGGTGGCGCCGCTCATCACCCGGGCATTGCGAGACGCCAAGCGATAG
- a CDS encoding metalloregulator ArsR/SmtB family transcription factor, translated as MSATSIDLTHSATLFHALSDETRLAVLDMLREGERCVCDLQADLDTAQSRLSFHLKVLREAGLVSDRKEGRWSYYRINAEALEQVHDLVRVLGTDATAGKRQLKVFGRCCG; from the coding sequence ATGTCCGCGACATCCATCGATCTCACGCACTCCGCCACGCTCTTTCATGCGCTCTCCGATGAGACGCGCCTGGCAGTGCTGGACATGCTGCGTGAGGGAGAACGCTGTGTGTGCGATCTGCAGGCCGATCTCGACACCGCGCAGTCACGGCTGTCCTTTCATCTCAAGGTGCTCCGCGAGGCTGGCCTCGTGAGCGACCGCAAGGAAGGGCGCTGGTCGTACTACCGCATCAATGCCGAGGCACTGGAGCAGGTCCATGATCTGGTGCGCGTGCTCGGCACGGATGCCACGGCCGGGAAGCGGCAGCTCAAGGTGTTCGGCCGCTGCTGCGGCTAG
- a CDS encoding DUF1259 domain-containing protein, whose protein sequence is MVRMLLRFAALWLVLVPARGRAQSPTVDWAAVEAAFGRPSAAQDGGVHRWSMPRSDLTVVADGVTLRPAFALGSWMAMLPGANGVLAMGDLVLRDDELNPVLSALQEGGIEQSAIHHHVIRESPRILYVHIHGHGDPVAIAKAVRAALTHTGTPAPPATAAPAAPVALDTAAITSALGAPGKSNGGVWQVSVPRMETLHDADVVLPASMGVATAINFQPTGNGRAVITGDFVMIAPEVNAVIRALRTAGIEVTSLHNHLLMDEPRLFFLHFWGNADAVTLAKGLRTALQVTNVRGAR, encoded by the coding sequence ATGGTTCGGATGCTGCTGCGGTTTGCGGCCCTGTGGCTCGTGCTCGTCCCTGCACGCGGGCGCGCGCAATCGCCAACGGTAGATTGGGCTGCGGTGGAGGCGGCCTTCGGCCGCCCGAGTGCCGCGCAGGATGGCGGCGTGCATCGCTGGAGCATGCCGCGATCAGACCTCACGGTCGTTGCGGATGGCGTGACGCTCCGCCCGGCGTTCGCGCTCGGGTCGTGGATGGCGATGCTGCCCGGCGCGAACGGTGTGCTGGCGATGGGCGATCTGGTGCTCCGCGACGACGAGCTCAATCCGGTGCTCTCGGCGCTGCAGGAGGGGGGCATCGAGCAGAGTGCGATTCACCATCACGTGATTCGTGAATCGCCGCGCATCCTGTACGTGCACATTCACGGGCACGGCGATCCGGTGGCGATCGCGAAGGCGGTACGCGCGGCGCTGACACACACCGGTACACCGGCCCCGCCCGCGACCGCCGCACCCGCCGCGCCGGTCGCTCTGGATACGGCCGCCATCACGAGTGCATTGGGTGCCCCCGGGAAGAGCAACGGCGGTGTCTGGCAGGTCTCGGTGCCGCGCATGGAAACGCTGCACGATGCGGACGTGGTGTTGCCGGCGTCCATGGGCGTGGCCACGGCGATCAACTTCCAGCCGACGGGCAACGGCCGGGCGGTGATAACCGGCGACTTCGTGATGATCGCGCCGGAGGTCAACGCCGTGATTCGCGCGCTGCGCACCGCCGGTATCGAGGTCACGAGCCTGCACAACCATCTCCTGATGGATGAGCCGCGCCTCTTCTTCCTGCACTTCTGGGGCAATGCCGACGCGGTCACGCTGGCCAAAGGGCTGCGCACCGCGCTGCAGGTTACGAACGTTCGAGGAGCTCGGTAA